CGGTAAAGAATATCTGTTGCTATACGAGTTAATTAAAAATGCCGACAATGTCGTGCGAAAAACAGATTTAGAGCAACGTTTATTTGGCTTGGATGATGTGGAAAGTAACTCCCTTGAAGTCCACATTCATAATTTACGCCGCAAAATTGGTAAAGACAGAATTATTACTATCCGTGGCATCGGTTATTTACTAAAAAAAGAAGCGCAATCTGGTGAAGATTAAATCCTTTCTTGTCTACACATTTGGTATTCAGATTGGCGCAGTCATCTTTTTATGGCTGCTGCTAGTGGGTTGGCTGCAATTTTTTTATCTACCTGATTTGGTCGATGATGATGAATTTAACCAACAACAGCAGATTGTCACACAGGGTATTGCTCGTACGCTAGGGACCGTTTCAGGCACCCCAGAATATTTCGATAAACTCGCCGTTATCCTACAAAAAATGTATACCGATGCCATGGAAAACGGCATCGAAACTAGCTATAAGCCTTATATGGTGGTGCGGGATAATCGGGGGCATGTGTTATATCGCAATAGTGAAAAAATTTCGGACCCATCACTAAAATCTGTCGAGAAGCTAACTGCCCAACATAAAGATTGGCATTTCACTTCGGCATGGGATGATGACCATACCCTCGAAGTTGTGATTGCAGAATCGTATCTTGAACGACGAAAGTTAATCGGTAACCCAGCGGAAGGCACTGCCATTCCTCTCGCCTTTATCTTGGGTATAATGTTAATCGCTATTTTGATCACTGCCTATTTTAGTATTCGTCCAATTAAGCAAGTCGCTAAAGTTATTTCATCGCGTCAGCCGGGAAATTTAACGCCGATTGATACCAAAGATATGTATAAAGAAACTCGCCCCATTATTTCTGCCATTAACCAATTAATGGCGCGAGTTGATGCCGCGAATTTGCGAGAAAAACGTTTTATGGCAGATGCGGCTCATGAATTGCGGACTCCGATTGCAGCGGTGACCGCACAATTACATTTGTTAATGCATATCGATAATCCAAAAGAAAAAGCCGAGATTATTAATGATATGAAAGAGACACTAACGCGAGCCGCCTCTTTATCTCATCAATTAATTGATCTCGCACGTTTGGAAGCGGAAGATTTTGCCATTCGTAAAGAGCAAATTGATTTACCGATGTTAATCGGTAATCTCATTTCATCCCATATTCCTTATGCTCTCAATAAACATATTGATGTGGAATTATCCAGCCCAGATTCTTTTTATGTCGAAACCGATAAGCTGGCGCTGAGTAATGTGTTCACTAATTTAATCGAAAATGCGATTAAATATTCTCCAGAAAAAGCCAAAATAAAAGTGACACTGACAGATCTCACCCCTTTTGGGGCCACCATTACAATTCAAGATAATGGACGCGGTATTCCAGAAGAGAGTCGTACACATCTATTTTCTCGTTTTTATCGTGTGCCCGGAACATTAGAAACAGGAAGCGGTTTAGGATTATCTATTGCCCATAATCTGGCATCAAAAATAGGTGCAACATTAAAAGTCACTGATGGATTAGAAAATAAAGGTATTGGATTTATTATTGATTTGCCTTAATTGAGGGGGCAGTCGAGAATAATACCATTATTTAAAATAATGTTATTCAGTTAACATCCCTAGTGCTCAATAAGCATTACAATCCCCTATTACGTTAAATTACTTAGCCATAAGAAGGGGCAATAATGTCACAGGCGCTAATCATCATTGATCTTATTAACGATATTGTGGGTAAAAATGGTTTATCCAATAGCAGTTATTCCCAAGCCAATTCCCGAAATATTATTGAAAAGGCGAATCAAGCCGCTAATTACGCTAGAAGTCAGCGAATTCCTGTTATTTGGGTCAAAGTTGGCTTTAGCGATAATTATCAAGACATCCCCGCTGGCTCTCCACTTTTTTCACAAGCTAAACAGAAAGGCGCATTCAAATTAAGCGGCTATGGCTGCCATTGGGTGGAAGATTTGGAAGTTCATATGCAAGACAGAGTTATCATTAAGAAAGGTGTTTCGGCATTTGCAGGCAATAAACTCCACCAATGGCTCAACGATAATAATATTACTCAGCTCTATTTCGGTGGAGTAAGTTCCGTGATGGCAATCCAAAGTAGTGTGAGGCAAGCCCATGATTTAGGCTATTTTTGCCATGTCCTCGAAGATGTGTGTGCCGCTGCAACCATTGAACTACACGAACAAAGTATGCAGGCACTGGCAGGTCTAGCCACGATTTCATCCAGCAAAACCTTTATGCAAGGCAAATAACCGTCATGACGAGTATGTTGTAAACAATAATTTACAATCCTCAACTTAAAAATTAGTTTAATATTTAAAATATCTTTTGGTTGATTATTGACTTTGATCAATAAAAAACTAGAATGCTCCTACGTGATCAAGATCACACATTAACATTCGGAGCGAACATGAAAAGCATCAAAGAATTTTTTGTTAACCTGCAAGAAGTTGTTGAATTACTGTCCAAGCGTTTTATGTAATTTGCTTTAAACTTTAGTTAGTTAAACCATAGTCAATCAAACCTTTCATTTACCTCATTCAAGTATTTGCAATTTTTGCTAGCGGCCTTTTTTAAGGCCGTTTTTTTATTCAAATACGTTCTCAATAATTTCCGCCACTATCGCCGTTTTAATCGCAACTAACAGTAAATCTTTTCCGCTCATTCGCCACTCATACCCTGAGTAAGTTGGCAAACAGGCTCTAAACGAGGCGGGTAACGCTTTTTTAGCAATTCCCGGCGGCAACGGCTTACCTCGACGGATCTGTTTTTCAATTCCAGGTGGAAGCCCTTGATAACCCACTAGCCCATAATTGATGGCAACGGGACGAACATCGCCGAAATTGATATTAATACTAATCAAAGAGTTATCATAATGACTTGAGTATTTCTTCACATCACAGTCATATTTTTTGCCCTTATGTTTATGCTTTTTATTGTGCTTATGATGATGATCATCATGATCATAATAATAATAGTCACCCTTATGCTTACCATTTCCTTCATCACCTTGATGGTTAGAAGCCTGAGCAAATAGCGGCATGCAAATGAGTGCCGGAAGTAAGATAAATTGCAAAATAAATGGTTTTTTAGCTTTACTCTCGATGTGCATTTTATTGTGAATTCCTAACCATACCGGGTCGTAAAACATTATGCCCTACGTAAAAATACAGCAATAAGAAATGCCTCATTCACAGTAATGTTATGTAAATGTTAGTAATTTCAGCCAAACTTAAGTCCTATTTGCTTATACTGGATCGTCATTTATGGATAACGCAATAAAGGAGAATTTATGCAGCAGCAACTGCTCGACTGGGCTCGCCAGTTTAATCAAGACTATGCCACCCTCGCCTCTCTCTTAATGGTTCTTGGGCTGATACTGATTGTCGCCCTGATTTTGCACCTTTTTCTGCACAAAATACTGCTTCCCACGATTGAGAAAAGAGGATTAAAAGCAGGTTCCGGTTGGCAACATCAACTCACGCAATATAATCTATTCAATCGAATTGCCTTTATTATTCAAGGTATTGTTGTCAATATTCAATCCGCCTTATGGTTATCTTCGGGCTCAACGACACAAATGGTATTGAATGTCGCTTCCCAAGCATGGTGCTTACTGTTTGGTTTGCTGACTATTTATTCCATTTTGGATATCACACTGGGCGTATTACAACGAGCCGCAAAAACGGCGCATCTCCCGCTACGAGGTATTTTCCAAAGCATTAAGCTTATCGCCACTGTTTTGATTTCGATTATGATCATCGCGCTACTGATTGGTAAATCTCCGTTGATTATCCTCAGTGGTTTAGGGGCGATGACCGCCGTCATGATGCTGGTGTTTAAAGATCCGATTATGGGTTTAGTCGCCGGCATTCAGCTCTCTGCGAATAATATGGTCAACATTGGTGATTGGCTTGAAATGCCGAAATACGGTGCTGATGGTGCAGTAATTGATATTGGGTTGACCACAGTTAAAGTTCGAAATTGGGATAATACCGTCACCACTATTCCAACTTATGCACTGATTTCAGATTCATTTAAAAACTGGAAAGGAATGACTGAATCAGGCGGACGCCGCATCAAGCGCAGCCTACGTATCGATGCCAATAGTATTCATTTCTTGAAACCTGAAGAAGTTAGCAACTTTGAAAAAGCCAACTTATTAGAGCCTTACATCGGGAAAAAAGTCTCTGAAATTCAGGTCTACAACTCTGCGTTACCAGAGGATAAAGCGACGCCACTCAACCAGCGACGCCTCACAAATATCGGGACATTTCGCGCCTATATTGAAGCATATCTGCGTGCTCACCCGCAGATCCATAAAAATATGACCATAATGGTTCGCCAACTGGAGTCAGACTCAAACGGTATCCCAATTGAGATTTACGCGTTTACCAACACGACGGTTTGGTTAGAGTATGAACGTATCCAATCGGATATTTTTGACCATATTTTTTCCATTTTGCCGCAGTTCAATTTATCCGTACATCAATCACCTACCGGTAATGATGTTCGATTCTTAGGTCATTCAACAAATAAATAACTCATCATAGGTAACTTATAAATACTACTTAATGATTAGCGAACATGACCTTCCTACCTAGAGGGGGAAACCCCTCTTATATCCACAGATCTCACTCCACCATTATATAATTTTTAATATAACGATTGATAACAAAAACAGAACAAAACTGGCAGCTACGATAAGAAAACTCCTTATAAATTAAATAAATAAAAACATTTCTCTTGGTTTTATCAAAGATATTGTTGATACATATCATGTTAGTGAGTGGGTATTTTTTCTAACATATTGAACATACCTAATACGTTATTTACATATAGGCAATGTCAATGCATAAAAATAAAACAAATACTCATTTCGCAGAACTGAGCAGGAGGGAGTTTCTTCAAACCTCCGCAACCGTAGCGGGTGCAGCCGCCGTTGCAGGCTCAATCACTCTGCCTTTTGCTGCTCAAGCAAAAACACCAACCATCATGCCCGACGAAGTCAGTGAAAAAATCAGCTACAGCGCTTGTTTAGTCAACTGCGGTAGTCGCTGCCCTCTTAAAGTTCATGTGAAAGATGGCGTTATCAGCCGTATTTCCAATGAAACCATGTATGACGATTCAACACTGGGAGAACATCAGATTCGCCCTTGTCTGCGTGGTCGTTCAGTTCGCTGGAAAACCTATAATCCAGACCGTTTAAAATACCCAATGGTACGTGTGGGTAAACGTGGAGAAGGTAAGTTCAAAAAAATTAGCTGGGATGAAGCTACCACTATCATTGCTGAAAAACTGAAATATACCATCGATAAATACGGCAGCGATGCCATTTATTACCAATATGGTTCCGGTTCAACGGGTGCCAACTTACACGGTCGTGCTGCCTGTAAACGTCTTTTAAGTTTAACGGGTGGATTTTTAGGTGACTACGGGACTTATTCCTACGCGCAGTTAATGGAGATCACTCCCTATGTTTACGGCAGTGTGGAAGAGTCTTATTTAACTGAAATCCAAAACTCCGATCTCGTGGTCATGTTTGGCCATAACTTGGCTGAAACCCGCATGTCCGGTGGTGGTCAGTTCTATGAAACACTAAATGCGCTCGATAAGAGCAAAGCAAAAGTGATTATTATCGACCCACGCCGTACCGATAGCGTAACAACGTTAGGCGCTGAGTGGATCCCAATCTATCCGGGTACTGACGCCGCGTTAGTAGCAGCCCTGGGTTATGTGATGATCCAAGAAGGCTTAACCGACGAAGAATTCCTGAAAAATTACTGTGTGGGCTGGGATGAATCAACCCTGCCAGCATCAGCGCCACGTAATGCCTCTTACAAAGACTACATCATGGGCAATGGCCCTGATGGTATTGCTAAAACCCCTGAGTGGGCGAGCAAGTTAACGGGGATTTCGGTTTCACGTATTATTCAGTTAGCCCGTGAAATTGGTAACGCTCAACGTGCTTGGATCTCACAAGGCTGGGGCTTACAACGTACCGAGAATGGTGAGCAAGCGTGTCGCTCTATCATGATGCTGCCTATTATGTCTGGCAATATCGGTCGTTCAGGGACTAACACCGGTTTATGGGGTAACAGTTTTGCCTATCCAGTGGCTGGATTTGGCTTACCAAACCCAGTAAAAGCGCAGATCCCTACCTACATGTGGTCAGAAGCCATTGTACGTGGTAAAGAGTTAACCGCAGAAAACGGTGGGATCAAAGGCGTTGATAAGCTGAATAATGACATCAAATTTATGTGGTGTTATTCCAGTAATGTCATCGGAAACCAGCATGGTGATTTGAATAAGACCCATGAAATTCTGTCTGATGGGTCAAAATGTGAGTTTATCCTTGTTTGGGATAACCACGATACCCCATCGGCAAAATATGCAGACTTACTGCTGCCAGATGTAACTACCGTCGAAACAAACGACCTGATCAATAACTCCTATGCAAGTGGGGCTTATCACTATCTGGTGCGTCTACAAAATGCCATTGAACCACTGTGGGAAAACCGTCCAAACTACGATGTGTTAGTCGAGGTAGCAGAGAAAATGGGCGTGAAAGATCAATTCACCGAAGGTCGTACCTACGCAGAATGGATTGAGTTTTGCTACAACAAAACCCGTGAAAAAATGCCTCATTTGCCAGAATTTAGTGAGACCGATGGTGCGGGGATCATCGACCGTAAGTTCCTCAATAGTGCTGAAAATGTGGCACTGAAAAGCTTCCGTGATGACCCAGTGAATAATCCACTGAAAACGCCATCCGGCAAAATTGAAATTTACTCCGAAAAACTGGCTGAACGCGTGAAAAACTGGGAACTTCCAGAAGGTCAGCGTATTCCAGCTATTCCTGAATATTGTGTGAATAAAGAAGGTGTTGAAGCACAAGCAGCACAGAAAAAACACTCTTTATTAATGACGGGCTTCCACGATAAGGGTCATGTTCACTCAACCTATTACAACGTGGCTATGCTGCGTGAGGCTATTCCTCATCAATTCTGGTTAAACCCAATTGATGCACAAGAACGTGGTTTGAAGAACGGCGACTTAGCTGAAATCTTCAATGATCGCGGGCGTATTCAGATTAAAGTCAAAGTGACTGAGCGCGTCTTACCCGGTGTGATTGCGGTTCCTCAAGGTGCATGGCGCACATTGAATACCGAAGGTTTAGATGTTGGTGGTTGTATCAACACCCTAACCTCCCATGTCCCTTCTCCACTGGCGAAAGGCACACCACAACATACTAACCTTGTTGAAGTCAAACGCGCTTAAGGAGTTAATTGATGAAACAGTATGGCTTTTATTTTGACTCCACAAAATGCACTGGCTGTAAAACCTGTCAGGTAAGTTGTAAGGACGAAAAAGACTTAGATTTAGGTCCTAAATTCCGCCGAGTGTATGAATTTGGTGGCGGTAGCTGGCAGAAGCAAGACGGTATTTGGCAACAAAATGTCTATAGCTACTACCTGTCTATTTCGTGTAACCATTGCTCGAACCCAACTTGCGTAGAAGGTTGCCCAACTGGCGCAATGCACAAACGCAGCGAAGATGGTTTAGTGGTTGTGGATCAGTCTATCTGTGTAGGCTGTCGTTACTGTGAACTGCGCTGCCCATACGGTGCGCCACAGTTTGACGAAAAGAAAAAACTGATGAGCAAATGCGATGGCTGTTATGAGCGTGTCGCAAAAGGAATGAAGCCGGTTTGTGTAGAGTCTTGCCCGCAGCGCGCTTTAGATTTCGATGACATTACCGTTTTACGTGAGTTACACGGTACGGAGTGCGGCATTGCACCAATGCCAGACCCAAGCCTGACTAACCCGAATATCGTCATCAAGCCACACAAAGATGCTAAGCCATCGGGTGATAAAAGTGGCGAATTGAAAAACCCTGCGGAGGTCTAATATGCATGAGTTACCACTGGTTTTCTTTACTGTCTTAGGGCAATCCGCGGCGGGTTTATTTCTGTTAGCTTATATTGCGAAAAAAATGGGCTCAATCGACGATAACCAGCTGAAAACAGCCAATATTATCGGGTTTATCATTGTGATAATTGGCTTAGGTATTGGCGCACTGCACGTCGGCCAACCACTGCGTTTCTTCAATATGTTGTTGGGCGTGGGTCGCTCACCAATGAGTAATGAAGCGTTCTTGAGTGGCGTGTTTGTGGGTTGTGCCGCCGCTACACTGTTTTTCACTCACTTTGTTAAACAAACGGCTCTGCGTGAACTGTCTAACATTGCGACGGTGATTTCAGGGTTAGCGTTCGTTTGGTCAATCCCACAGGTGTATAACATTGCGACAATTGCTAACTGGGATACCCAATTCACTACACTGCAAATGTGGACAACCCTGTTTGTGGGCGGTGGCGCACTCGCGATGGCAATCGGCGCTCGTGGTTTAGGATTAATGGCATTTTTAGCGGGTACCTTTGCGATTTTTGCCAGCCGTGCCAGCTATCAAGCATTTTTAAGCGAAACTGCACCCGCATTAAGCGCAGAACAAACCGGCTTTTGGGGTTTCCAAGTGATTGTATTAGCGATCGCCTTAGCGGCATTCGTTGGGTTCGCTATCAAGCAGCGTTCACCAAAAATCCCATTACTAACCTGTGCAGCAGCCGTATTACTCGCAGAACTGTCTGGTCGTATTGCCTTTTATAACCTGTGGCAAATCACCATGTAAGGTGCTATAACCTCAGATTATGATTAGCAATATAAAATAATTAATAGTATAAGAGCCTGAATTCAGGCTCTTTCTTTTAAGTTAATTTAAGCTTTATAGGTAATATCATGCAAACTCTCGATACTACTCTTTTTCGTATTTTAGGGGGAATGTTTTACTACTCTCCTGAAACACCCACGTTTCAAACGTTGCAACCTGTACTGCGTGAGATCCCATCCCTGTATGATTGGCAAGAACCCACTCAGCTGATTGCCGACTGTGAGGCATTAAGTGATTACCCAGCAGACACGCTTACCTATGATTTTTCGATTCTTTTTGAAGGTCAAGGTGCAATGCCAGCACCACCGTGGGGCTCGGTGTATCTGTCTCACGACAACACCGTTATGGGGGATTCCACCAGCGCCTATCGCCAGTTTTTGATGTCCCATGGATTAGTTACTGATACGGGATTACGGGAGCCAGAAGACCAATTTGGTTTAATGTTAATGGCCATTTCAGCACTGGCAGAGCAAGGTCAAGACGATGCCATTGTGGAATTACTCGAGCAGCATTTATTACCTTGGGCGGAACGTTACTTAACGTTGGTTCAGCAAACGTCAACTGAACATGGGTTTTACCCTACCCTTGCCAAAATCACTCAGACCTATTTGGCTGGTGTGCAAAAACAGCTAGGTTTACAGCCTGCCACGGCCGAACTTTTCCGTTAATAAACCTTGAAAGAAAATGAGTTTGCTAGCACGTAAGCAAACTCATTTTTATGTAGACGAACTAGAATGACGAGTTAGGCTGCTGTAAAAAGGCAATTTCTTCTCGAGTTGACGGTCGGCCGAGGATCTCGTTGCGGTGCGGGTAGCGCCCAAACTTATCGATAATGGCCTTATGGCGCATTTCATAATCCAACGTACTATCATCCCCCAACATACGGAATAGCTCCACCGCTTGCAGGTGGATAAAGCTCGATTCTGAATGCATAAATGGCATTAACATAAATTTGCGCTGAGATAGCGTAAGCAAATGATAATCCGGCTGCTTAATGGCTTCTTGCGCTAATGCTAGCGCCATCGCATCTTGTGCGAACGCTTTTGGGGTATCTCGCCATAAGTTACGGGAAAACTGGTCAAGAATAATAATTTCCGCTAAACGGCCACGAATAGAGACTCGCCAATAAGCCAGTTCCCCTTTTGCCGCCTGTTCACTGAGCGCAGTAAAACGCTTTGCGATGGTTAAGTCGAATTTTTCGCTTTTTTCAAACCACTGTTTTGGGGTCGATTCTTCAAACCAAAATGAAAGCACTTCTTCCATGGCATTCATAAGTTACCTATTTATATTATTATTGCGATTATTATTACGATATCGAGTTCATCGTAGATAAAAATAGTTCAAATTGACAGGATGGAGATCTGAAAACACAAATTTGCAGATAAAAATTTTGTTATTTGCGAGCTAGACCTAAAATAATCGCGATAACACTCAGTAACTTCCTACTGTTTTTATTACATCACGTTTTTATTGCATCAAGATAAGTATTCTTTTTTTGATAATGATAAATGCTCGATCACACATTCTTATTTGCTGTTTAATGTGAATTTAAATTTATCTATCGTATGAATACATACATTTATTTAATCCAATGTTAGAATTTGACTTATATTTTATAGACAAATAACGCGCCCTTATATATTGAGCGTATTGATTTGACATCTTGGGTGTACTTCATTAGCAGTGAGTGGGAAGGCAAGATAAATGGCAGGACATATGGTACTTATCGGTTGGGCGTTGTGGGTCAGTCCTTGTGGCACCGATTCATGCGATGCATTACCCGTGACCGAAACCATTTTTACCCAAGAACAATGCATGAGCCGAAAATCCTATTTAGAGGCAAAACGCCCTAATTTGTTTTTCTTATGTGGTGAGGTTTATCGTGATAGCGATGAAATCGCTAAAGAGGAAAAAAGTGTCGTTCCTGCACCTAACCCGCCACTCCCCGTACGTAACTTACCGGAACGTAAATCACGTTGAGTTACGATTAAATGGGTAAGGCGGTGGCCGTTCGCCACCCCCTATTAACGATTAATAACCATTAGCGATTAGATAATCTCCGCAATTTTATTATCTGCATTGATAAAATCCCCTTGTTTAGCCGTATATTTCAGCTCCCCTGAACGGTGGGCGATGACTTGAACTTCCATTTTCATTGCCTCCATCACACCAATTATGTCCCCTTCTGTCACCTTATTTCCCTGAGGAACCAACCAGTTGAATAGCACGCCAGAAATGGGTGCGTTCACGCTGTTAGGGTTATTTTCCATCCCTTGAGGCGCTGAGGTAGCCGTCGTAGGGTTCATTGCCATTCCAGCAAACAGTTGCGCGGGCAACCCCAGTTCACAACGTTTCCCATCAATTTCAATAAATGACCGTGTTAACGCTTGTTCAGCTTGCGGTAACTGACGTTTCGCTGGGGGAATTTCAACACTAAATTCCGTTTCAATCCAACGGGTATGTACCTTAAAGTTTTCACAAAAATCGGCTTGCTCCATCACCGCTCGATGAAAAGGCAATACGGATGCAACCCCTTCAATCTTAAATTCAGCTAATGCGCGACGAGCACGCACAATCGCCTGCTCGCGGGTTTGCCCAACCACAATCAATTTCGCCATTAGCGAGTCAAAGGTACCGGGAATGGCTTTACCTGTTTCAACGCCGCTATCAACACGGACGCCAGGGCCTGATGGGGCATCAAAACATAAAATGGTTCCCGGAGTCGGTAAGAAGCCATTCCCGGCATCTTCCGCATTGATACGAAATTCAAAAGCATGCCCACGAGGCTTAGGCGTTTCTTGAATACTCAGAGGCAAGCCTTCAGCAATACGTAGCTGCTCAACCACCAAATCTATTCCGGCCGTTTCTTCTGTGACTGGGTGCTCAACCTGCAAACGGGTGTTCACTTCTAAGAAGGATAAGGTGCCTTCTTGGCTTAATAAGAATTCGACCGTTCCCGCTCCCACATACCCTGCTTTACGGCAAATATCTGTGGAAGCGCGAATAATTTGTTGTTCCAGTTCAGGAGTTAAAAATGGAGC
The Providencia alcalifaciens DNA segment above includes these coding regions:
- a CDS encoding sensor histidine kinase, which encodes MKIKSFLVYTFGIQIGAVIFLWLLLVGWLQFFYLPDLVDDDEFNQQQQIVTQGIARTLGTVSGTPEYFDKLAVILQKMYTDAMENGIETSYKPYMVVRDNRGHVLYRNSEKISDPSLKSVEKLTAQHKDWHFTSAWDDDHTLEVVIAESYLERRKLIGNPAEGTAIPLAFILGIMLIAILITAYFSIRPIKQVAKVISSRQPGNLTPIDTKDMYKETRPIISAINQLMARVDAANLREKRFMADAAHELRTPIAAVTAQLHLLMHIDNPKEKAEIINDMKETLTRAASLSHQLIDLARLEAEDFAIRKEQIDLPMLIGNLISSHIPYALNKHIDVELSSPDSFYVETDKLALSNVFTNLIENAIKYSPEKAKIKVTLTDLTPFGATITIQDNGRGIPEESRTHLFSRFYRVPGTLETGSGLGLSIAHNLASKIGATLKVTDGLENKGIGFIIDLP
- a CDS encoding anti-virulence regulator CigR family protein encodes the protein MHIESKAKKPFILQFILLPALICMPLFAQASNHQGDEGNGKHKGDYYYYDHDDHHHKHNKKHKHKGKKYDCDVKKYSSHYDNSLISININFGDVRPVAINYGLVGYQGLPPGIEKQIRRGKPLPPGIAKKALPASFRACLPTYSGYEWRMSGKDLLLVAIKTAIVAEIIENVFE
- a CDS encoding DUF924 family protein yields the protein MNAMEEVLSFWFEESTPKQWFEKSEKFDLTIAKRFTALSEQAAKGELAYWRVSIRGRLAEIIILDQFSRNLWRDTPKAFAQDAMALALAQEAIKQPDYHLLTLSQRKFMLMPFMHSESSFIHLQAVELFRMLGDDSTLDYEMRHKAIIDKFGRYPHRNEILGRPSTREEIAFLQQPNSSF
- a CDS encoding acetyl/propionyl/methylcrotonyl-CoA carboxylase subunit alpha, translated to MNTNNKNAQHKVLIANRGEIAVRIIRACRDYGFASVAVYADSDIDALHVNMADEAYGLGGNTPAQSYLNIEKLIEIAKKSGATMVHPGYGFLSERAEFARAVQQAGLIWIGPSPESIDILGDKVQARHIALQVGAPLVVGTKDPVETAQEVVQFAHQHGLPIAIKAAFGGGGRGLKVAWQMHEVEELYHSAVREATAAFGRGECFIEQFLHNPRHIEAQVIADTHENVVVVGTRDCSLQRRNQKLVEESPAPFLTPELEQQIIRASTDICRKAGYVGAGTVEFLLSQEGTLSFLEVNTRLQVEHPVTEETAGIDLVVEQLRIAEGLPLSIQETPKPRGHAFEFRINAEDAGNGFLPTPGTILCFDAPSGPGVRVDSGVETGKAIPGTFDSLMAKLIVVGQTREQAIVRARRALAEFKIEGVASVLPFHRAVMEQADFCENFKVHTRWIETEFSVEIPPAKRQLPQAEQALTRSFIEIDGKRCELGLPAQLFAGMAMNPTTATSAPQGMENNPNSVNAPISGVLFNWLVPQGNKVTEGDIIGVMEAMKMEVQVIAHRSGELKYTAKQGDFINADNKIAEII
- a CDS encoding DMSO/selenate family reductase complex B subunit, with translation MKQYGFYFDSTKCTGCKTCQVSCKDEKDLDLGPKFRRVYEFGGGSWQKQDGIWQQNVYSYYLSISCNHCSNPTCVEGCPTGAMHKRSEDGLVVVDQSICVGCRYCELRCPYGAPQFDEKKKLMSKCDGCYERVAKGMKPVCVESCPQRALDFDDITVLRELHGTECGIAPMPDPSLTNPNIVIKPHKDAKPSGDKSGELKNPAEV
- a CDS encoding mechanosensitive ion channel family protein; protein product: MQQQLLDWARQFNQDYATLASLLMVLGLILIVALILHLFLHKILLPTIEKRGLKAGSGWQHQLTQYNLFNRIAFIIQGIVVNIQSALWLSSGSTTQMVLNVASQAWCLLFGLLTIYSILDITLGVLQRAAKTAHLPLRGIFQSIKLIATVLISIMIIALLIGKSPLIILSGLGAMTAVMMLVFKDPIMGLVAGIQLSANNMVNIGDWLEMPKYGADGAVIDIGLTTVKVRNWDNTVTTIPTYALISDSFKNWKGMTESGGRRIKRSLRIDANSIHFLKPEEVSNFEKANLLEPYIGKKVSEIQVYNSALPEDKATPLNQRRLTNIGTFRAYIEAYLRAHPQIHKNMTIMVRQLESDSNGIPIEIYAFTNTTVWLEYERIQSDIFDHIFSILPQFNLSVHQSPTGNDVRFLGHSTNK
- a CDS encoding dimethyl sulfoxide reductase anchor subunit family protein, with amino-acid sequence MHELPLVFFTVLGQSAAGLFLLAYIAKKMGSIDDNQLKTANIIGFIIVIIGLGIGALHVGQPLRFFNMLLGVGRSPMSNEAFLSGVFVGCAAATLFFTHFVKQTALRELSNIATVISGLAFVWSIPQVYNIATIANWDTQFTTLQMWTTLFVGGGALAMAIGARGLGLMAFLAGTFAIFASRASYQAFLSETAPALSAEQTGFWGFQVIVLAIALAAFVGFAIKQRSPKIPLLTCAAAVLLAELSGRIAFYNLWQITM
- a CDS encoding TorD/DmsD family molecular chaperone; its protein translation is MQTLDTTLFRILGGMFYYSPETPTFQTLQPVLREIPSLYDWQEPTQLIADCEALSDYPADTLTYDFSILFEGQGAMPAPPWGSVYLSHDNTVMGDSTSAYRQFLMSHGLVTDTGLREPEDQFGLMLMAISALAEQGQDDAIVELLEQHLLPWAERYLTLVQQTSTEHGFYPTLAKITQTYLAGVQKQLGLQPATAELFR
- a CDS encoding cysteine hydrolase family protein — encoded protein: MSQALIIIDLINDIVGKNGLSNSSYSQANSRNIIEKANQAANYARSQRIPVIWVKVGFSDNYQDIPAGSPLFSQAKQKGAFKLSGYGCHWVEDLEVHMQDRVIIKKGVSAFAGNKLHQWLNDNNITQLYFGGVSSVMAIQSSVRQAHDLGYFCHVLEDVCAAATIELHEQSMQALAGLATISSSKTFMQGK
- a CDS encoding DMSO/selenate family reductase complex A subunit, with amino-acid sequence MHKNKTNTHFAELSRREFLQTSATVAGAAAVAGSITLPFAAQAKTPTIMPDEVSEKISYSACLVNCGSRCPLKVHVKDGVISRISNETMYDDSTLGEHQIRPCLRGRSVRWKTYNPDRLKYPMVRVGKRGEGKFKKISWDEATTIIAEKLKYTIDKYGSDAIYYQYGSGSTGANLHGRAACKRLLSLTGGFLGDYGTYSYAQLMEITPYVYGSVEESYLTEIQNSDLVVMFGHNLAETRMSGGGQFYETLNALDKSKAKVIIIDPRRTDSVTTLGAEWIPIYPGTDAALVAALGYVMIQEGLTDEEFLKNYCVGWDESTLPASAPRNASYKDYIMGNGPDGIAKTPEWASKLTGISVSRIIQLAREIGNAQRAWISQGWGLQRTENGEQACRSIMMLPIMSGNIGRSGTNTGLWGNSFAYPVAGFGLPNPVKAQIPTYMWSEAIVRGKELTAENGGIKGVDKLNNDIKFMWCYSSNVIGNQHGDLNKTHEILSDGSKCEFILVWDNHDTPSAKYADLLLPDVTTVETNDLINNSYASGAYHYLVRLQNAIEPLWENRPNYDVLVEVAEKMGVKDQFTEGRTYAEWIEFCYNKTREKMPHLPEFSETDGAGIIDRKFLNSAENVALKSFRDDPVNNPLKTPSGKIEIYSEKLAERVKNWELPEGQRIPAIPEYCVNKEGVEAQAAQKKHSLLMTGFHDKGHVHSTYYNVAMLREAIPHQFWLNPIDAQERGLKNGDLAEIFNDRGRIQIKVKVTERVLPGVIAVPQGAWRTLNTEGLDVGGCINTLTSHVPSPLAKGTPQHTNLVEVKRA